A portion of the Cygnus olor isolate bCygOlo1 chromosome 15, bCygOlo1.pri.v2, whole genome shotgun sequence genome contains these proteins:
- the GRIFIN gene encoding LOW QUALITY PROTEIN: grifin (The sequence of the model RefSeq protein was modified relative to this genomic sequence to represent the inferred CDS: deleted 1 base in 1 codon), translating to MALRLPTLPCLTITSCWQFEALYPEGMCPGWSVVVKGETSSSTSMFEINFLSHPGDQIAFHFNPRFASSRIVCNSFLANHWGREEVNSTFPFEAKEPFQVEIYSDHDYFHIFIDEHKILQYKHRQKQLSSINKLQILNDITISSVEITKRGLY from the exons ATGGCACTGCGG CTCCCCACCTTGCCATGTCTCACCATCACCTCC TGCTGGCAGTTCGAGGCCCTGTACCCAGAGGGGATGTGTCCCGGCTGGAGCGTCGTGGTCAAGGGCGAAACCAGCTCCAGCACAAGCAT gtttgaaattaatttcctcaGTCATCCCGGAGACCAAATTGCTTTCCACTTTAACCCCCGCTTTGCCAGCTCCAGAATCGTCTGCAACTCCTTCCTGGCCAACcactgggggagggaggaggttAATAGCACCTTCCCCTTCGAAGCAAAGGAGCCCTTCCAG GTGGAAATCTACTCTGACCATGACTATTTCCACATTTTCATTGATGAACACAAAATCTTGCAGTACAAGCATCGGCAAAAACAGCTCTCATCCATCAACAAGCTGCAGATTCTCAATGATATCACCATTTCTTCAGTGGAAATCACCAAACGAGGCCTTTACTAG